Proteins found in one Roseovarius pelagicus genomic segment:
- a CDS encoding NepR family anti-sigma factor yields MPKKSRVKRLEDDIDNNLRRVYSEAVQEQVPDRFTKLLEQLRQQESEDREDGHQV; encoded by the coding sequence ATGCCAAAAAAAAGCAGAGTAAAACGTTTGGAAGATGACATAGATAACAACCTTCGCCGGGTATACAGCGAAGCGGTACAAGAGCAGGTCCCCGACCGATTTACCAAACTGTTGGAGCAATTGCGTCAACAGGAAAGTGAAGATCGAGAGGATGGGCATCAGGTGTGA
- a CDS encoding RNA polymerase sigma factor: MDPKDELVTHLPAMRAFAMSLTRNAATADDLVQDAVVKAWSNFDKFQPGTNLRAWLFTILRNTFYSLHRKRRREVEDPDGVMADQLSEKPEHDGRLAMNDFRTAFAQLNDEQREALVLVGAEGFSYEEAAEMCGCAVGTIKSRTNRARKRLAELMNVDDEDELEMTDAATIAVITAKPAA; the protein is encoded by the coding sequence ATGGACCCCAAGGACGAGCTGGTGACACATCTGCCCGCAATGCGGGCCTTCGCCATGAGCCTGACGCGCAACGCAGCGACCGCTGACGATCTGGTACAAGACGCAGTCGTTAAGGCGTGGAGCAATTTTGACAAGTTCCAGCCCGGCACTAATCTGCGCGCGTGGCTGTTTACCATCTTGCGCAATACTTTCTACTCGTTGCACCGCAAGCGCCGCCGCGAAGTCGAGGATCCTGATGGGGTGATGGCGGATCAACTGTCAGAAAAGCCCGAACATGACGGGCGTTTGGCCATGAACGACTTCCGTACCGCGTTCGCCCAGCTTAATGACGAACAACGCGAGGCGCTGGTATTGGTCGGGGCAGAAGGATTCTCCTATGAGGAGGCCGCCGAAATGTGCGGCTGCGCTGTCGGCACAATCAAAAGCCGCACCAACCGCGCCCGCAAGAGGCTGGCAGAGTTGATGAATGTTGATGACGAGGACGAGTTGGAAATGACCGACGCTGCAACAATAGCCGTCATAACGGCCAAGCCAGCAGCATGA
- a CDS encoding sensor histidine kinase, with amino-acid sequence MNRLPRADGTRTQMRLVVQLIAILSIAILPLGLISVYQTSNVLRETRSLSATALLQKTQSITAAERELIQSAIGAAKAISSAASVLGSSTDTCDEVFAQLVQQEARYVFAGYVTEAGELRCSSSGEHQQLSEDDVFADHQANLEPRVETRSSAVLSGRIVLSVSVPVIDNGAFLGAVWIAIPYTVANQLLTGDDQAVDLLIFDSRGEVLATETFDDDRRMSQPADMRLIDLVPGQARTFQHQNRAGVERDFAVVPIVEGIVYGLGSWEPQRSGALFGATSAIALYFPLLMWAAAMIVAYFGINRLVVRHIRRLRNWMRMYAAGRIDFSEAKLDSAPEELEVVAEAFRKMARKLSDHERRREEDLAEKTILLKEVHHRVKNNLQLISSIMNMQIRKSSSPEARTLLRRVQDRVMALAAIHRTLYTARTLSVVPADNLLKTIVGELVKVGGTEDGDRHISVSTYICPAEITPDQAVPLCLLATEAAMNAVKYAGPSHGKPAWMQVILHDEGDNIYCLSVVNSRDETAKPIDDGTPSGLGSQLIESFVMQLDGELKVTDLPHRYEVHVTFKAQEADLSSEHVDY; translated from the coding sequence ATGAACCGTCTGCCTCGCGCAGACGGAACGCGGACGCAGATGCGGCTGGTCGTACAGTTGATTGCGATCCTCAGCATCGCGATACTGCCGCTGGGTTTGATTTCGGTCTATCAGACCTCTAACGTGCTGCGCGAAACGCGGTCGCTGTCGGCGACCGCGTTGTTGCAGAAAACCCAGTCAATCACGGCAGCAGAGCGCGAGCTGATTCAGTCTGCAATCGGTGCAGCCAAGGCAATATCCTCGGCCGCATCTGTACTGGGTTCCAGTACGGACACATGCGACGAGGTGTTCGCCCAACTCGTCCAGCAAGAAGCGCGCTATGTGTTTGCCGGATACGTCACCGAGGCAGGAGAACTGCGGTGCTCTTCTTCCGGTGAACACCAGCAGCTGTCAGAAGATGACGTTTTCGCCGACCATCAGGCCAATCTTGAACCGCGGGTCGAGACCCGCTCCAGCGCGGTTCTGAGTGGTCGGATCGTACTCAGTGTCAGCGTGCCGGTAATTGACAATGGCGCATTCCTTGGCGCGGTCTGGATCGCGATTCCCTACACGGTCGCAAACCAGCTGCTGACAGGTGACGATCAGGCTGTCGATCTCTTGATTTTCGATTCCAGAGGAGAGGTTCTGGCAACCGAAACTTTTGACGATGATCGGCGCATGTCCCAGCCCGCCGATATGAGATTGATCGACCTCGTACCGGGGCAGGCCCGCACATTTCAGCATCAAAATCGCGCCGGGGTAGAGCGCGACTTTGCCGTGGTCCCGATTGTCGAAGGTATCGTTTATGGTCTGGGCAGTTGGGAACCGCAACGCAGCGGCGCGTTGTTTGGGGCCACCTCGGCCATTGCGCTATATTTTCCACTGTTGATGTGGGCAGCGGCCATGATCGTGGCCTATTTCGGCATCAATCGGTTGGTGGTGCGGCACATCCGCCGGCTGCGCAACTGGATGCGCATGTATGCAGCAGGGCGTATTGATTTCAGCGAGGCCAAGCTCGACAGCGCCCCTGAAGAGCTGGAAGTCGTCGCCGAAGCATTTCGCAAAATGGCCCGCAAGCTGAGTGACCACGAACGCCGCCGCGAAGAGGATCTGGCGGAAAAAACTATTCTGCTCAAGGAAGTCCACCACCGGGTCAAGAACAACCTGCAACTAATTTCCAGCATCATGAACATGCAAATCCGCAAGTCATCCAGCCCGGAGGCACGCACGCTCTTGCGCCGGGTTCAGGATCGGGTGATGGCTCTGGCTGCAATTCACCGCACATTATACACCGCGCGCACCCTATCGGTGGTACCCGCCGATAATCTGCTAAAGACGATTGTCGGCGAGTTGGTCAAAGTTGGCGGGACCGAGGATGGCGACCGTCACATTTCGGTCTCGACCTATATTTGCCCGGCAGAGATCACCCCGGATCAGGCTGTGCCACTGTGCCTCTTGGCGACAGAGGCTGCCATGAACGCTGTCAAATACGCGGGGCCCAGCCATGGAAAACCCGCATGGATGCAAGTAATCCTGCATGATGAAGGCGACAACATCTATTGCCTCAGCGTTGTAAACTCCCGCGATGAAACGGCAAAACCTATTGATGATGGCACACCGTCGGGCCTCGGCTCGCAACTGATCGAATCCTTTGTGATGCAGCTCGACGGAGAACTTAAGGTGACCGACCTGCCCCACCGCTACGAAGTGCATGTCACTTTCAAGGCACAAGAGGCCGACCTTAGTTCAGAGCATGTCGATTACTGA
- a CDS encoding entericidin A/B family lipoprotein produces the protein MTSTLRCMIAAMTLFGLAACETVQGAGKDIQSAGKAITDTAEDAES, from the coding sequence ATGACTTCGACGCTACGCTGTATGATCGCCGCCATGACTCTGTTTGGCCTCGCCGCCTGCGAAACCGTACAAGGTGCCGGCAAGGACATCCAATCGGCTGGCAAGGCGATCACCGACACAGCCGAGGACGCGGAAAGCTGA
- the hisB gene encoding imidazoleglycerol-phosphate dehydratase HisB — protein sequence MRRATVTRKTNETDITVEIALDGSGMYDNETGVGFFDHMLDQLARHSLIDMTVRCAGDLHIDDHHTVEDVGIALGQALNEALGDKRGIHRYGSCLLPMDDALVRAALDLSGRPYLVWNVDLPTAKIGSFDTELVREFFQALTTHSGMTLHVDALHGINSHHIAEAAFKAVARALRSAIETDPRKSDAIPSTKGAL from the coding sequence ATGCGCCGTGCCACAGTGACCCGCAAGACAAACGAGACTGATATTACTGTCGAAATCGCCCTCGATGGTTCTGGTATGTATGACAATGAAACCGGTGTCGGTTTCTTCGATCACATGCTGGATCAACTCGCACGCCATTCGCTGATCGACATGACCGTGCGTTGCGCGGGGGATCTGCATATCGACGACCATCACACTGTCGAAGACGTCGGCATCGCGCTGGGTCAGGCCTTGAACGAAGCACTGGGCGACAAACGCGGCATCCACCGTTATGGCAGTTGCCTGCTGCCGATGGATGATGCGTTGGTGCGCGCCGCACTGGACTTGAGCGGACGCCCCTATCTGGTCTGGAACGTTGACCTTCCCACCGCCAAAATCGGCTCGTTCGACACCGAACTGGTGCGCGAATTCTTTCAGGCGCTTACCACTCATTCCGGTATGACACTGCATGTGGATGCCCTGCACGGGATCAACAGCCACCACATCGCCGAAGCAGCGTTCAAGGCAGTTGCCCGTGCGCTGCGGTCGGCGATTGAGACGGATCCACGCAAATCGGACGCGATCCCGTCCACCAAGGGGGCGCTGTAG
- the hisH gene encoding imidazole glycerol phosphate synthase subunit HisH, producing the protein MSTVIVDYESGNLHSAEKAFQRMAREGDAGDVVVTSDPEVILAADRIVLPGDGAFPACRAALFDHRGVYEAIHEVVITHGRPFLGICIGMQMLATRGLEYAETPGFDWIGGTVAPIIPSDSMLKVPHMGWNDLVVDQSHPVLAGVETGQHAYFVHSYQFQVADPAHLLAHVDYAGPVTAIVGRDNIIGTQFHPEKSQHTGLSLIANFLRWQP; encoded by the coding sequence ATGAGCACCGTCATCGTCGATTACGAGAGCGGCAACCTGCATTCCGCCGAGAAAGCGTTTCAGCGCATGGCACGCGAAGGCGACGCTGGCGATGTTGTCGTAACCTCGGACCCCGAGGTGATACTGGCAGCCGATCGCATCGTGCTGCCCGGCGACGGTGCCTTTCCGGCCTGCCGTGCGGCGCTGTTCGATCATCGTGGTGTCTATGAGGCGATCCACGAGGTTGTAATCACGCACGGCCGTCCGTTTCTGGGCATCTGCATCGGAATGCAGATGCTGGCCACACGTGGGCTGGAATACGCTGAGACGCCCGGTTTCGACTGGATCGGCGGTACCGTCGCGCCGATCATCCCCAGCGATAGTATGCTGAAGGTACCGCATATGGGGTGGAACGATCTGGTCGTGGACCAGAGCCATCCGGTCCTGGCAGGAGTTGAGACCGGGCAGCACGCCTATTTCGTACATTCGTATCAGTTTCAGGTGGCCGACCCTGCGCATCTGCTGGCGCATGTGGACTACGCGGGTCCCGTAACCGCCATCGTCGGGCGCGACAATATCATCGGCACGCAGTTTCACCCTGAAAAGAGCCAGCATACCGGGCTGTCTCTGATCGCCAACTTTCTACGCTGGCAGCCCTGA